A stretch of DNA from Mycobacterium senriense:
CGACACTACCGCTATCACTCAACGCACCACCCGCATTGACCGTGACCGCACCGCCGTCGGTCAACGTGCCAGAGGCACCCACAGTCAACGTGCCACTATTGACATTCACCGCACCCGTGGAACTCACATCGAGCGTCCCCGCGACACTGGCGCCGCTGTTGATATCAAGCGTGCCGTCATCGACAAGGGTCACACCAGAACCCACAGTCAACGAACCACTATTCGTCAACACCCCACCCGAATCAACCGTCAGCGCACCATTATCCGCCAACACCCCACCCGCATTGACCGTAACCACACCACCATCGGTCAACGTGCCGGAGGAACCAACGCTCAGCGTGCCACCACTATTGACGTTGAGGGCACCAGTGGAACCCACGTTGATCGTGCTGCCGGTCAGGCTCACGCCGCTGTTGATATTGAGCGTCCCGTTGTCCACCACCGTGACACCGGAACCCACCGTGAACGAACCGCTATCGGTGAACACGCCACTCGAACCAACGGTCATCGCGCCACTATCGGTCAGCGCGCCACCCGAGCTGAGGGTCACCGTGCCGCTGTCGGTCAGGGTGGCGCTGGAGCCCACGGTCACGGTGCCGCTGTCGGTAAGGGTGCCGCCGGCGCTGACTGTCACGGTGCCGCCGTCCGTCAGGGTGCCACCGGCGCTGACCGTCACAGTCCCGCCGTCAGTCAGGGTTCCGCCTGAGCCGAGAAGCCCTCCGCTGCTGACAGTGACGGTGCCGCCATCGGTCAACGTGCCACCGGAACTGATCGTCACGGTGCCCCCGGAGCCGACAACCGCTCCCCCGTTGGCGGACAAGGTGCCGCCGTTCGCCACGGTGAGACTGCCGCTGTCAGTGAGGAGGCCGCCGGAGCCGAGAACCGTTCCACCGCTGACGGAGAGGGTACCGCCGTTCGCCACGGTGACAGTGCCGCTGTCCGTCAGTGTGGCGCCGGAGCCGAGAACCGCTCCCCCGTTGACGGTGACGGTGCCGCTATCCGTCAACGCGCCACCCGCATTGATCGTGACCGCACCGCCGTCGGTCAACGTGCCGGAGGCACCCACAGTCAGCGTCCCGCCGTTATCGACGTTGAGCGCGCCAGTGGAGCCCACGTTGATCGTGCTGCCCGTCAGACTCACACCACTGTTGATATTCAGCGTGCCGTTATCGACCACGGTGACACCGGAATTCATCGTGAACGAGCCGCTATCCGTCAACACCCCGCCCGAATTCACCGTCAGCCCACCGCTATCCGTCAGCACGCCACCCGAATTCACCGTGACCGTTCCGCTGTCGGTCAACGTGCCACCGCTGGCGATGGTGACGGTCCCGCTGTCCGTCAGGCTGCCACCGGTGTTCACGGCGAGGGTTCCGCTATCGGCAAGGGTGCCACCCGAGCTGACGGTCACGGTGCCGCTGTCGGTGAGGGTATGGCCCGAGCTGACGGCCAGGGTGCCGCTATCAGTCAGAGTGCCAGCGGAATTGACGGTCAACGCACCGCTATCAGTCAGAGTGCCACCCGAATTCACCGTGACCGCACCGCCGTCGGTCAACGTGCCAGTCGGACCGACGGTGAGCGCTCCGTTGACAGTCAGGTTGCCCCCGGTGTTGACGGTCACGGTGCCGCTGTCGGTGAAGGTCACGCCGGAGCTCACGGTCAGGGTGCCGCTATCGGTACCGCCAGTACTGACAATGACGGTCCCGCCCGTATTGGTCAGGGTGCCACCGTCGGTCAATGTGCCACCGCCAGTGATGGTCACGGTGCCGCCGTCCGTCAGGGTGCCACCCGAATTGATGGTGACAGCACCGCTATCGGTCAACGTGCCACCCAGATTGGTGGCGAGCGTGCCGCCGCTATTCACGTTGAGCGCGCCAGTGGGGCCCACGTTGATCGCGCTGCCGGTGAGGGTGACAGCGTTGTTGAGGTTGAGCGTGCCGTTATCGACAACCGTGACACCGGCGCCCACGGTGAACGAGCCGCTATCCGTGAACACGCCACCCGAATTGACAGTCAGTGCACCAGAATCCGTCAACGTGGCACCGCTGGCGACGGTGACCGTGCCGCCGTCAGTCAATGTGCCACCGCCGGCGACGGACACAGTCCCCCCGTCGGTCAGGGTGCCACCCGAACCGACGGTCACGGTGCCACTGTCGGTGAAGGTCACGCCGGAGCCGACCGTCAACGTGCCGCTATCAGCGCCACCGGTGCTGACAATGACGGTCCCGCCCGCGTTCGTCAGAGTGCCGCCGTCGGTGAGCACGCCGCCCCCGGTGACGGTGACGGTGCCGCCATCGGTCAGCGTGCCACCCGAGCTGATGGTCAAGGCGCCGCCGTCGGTCAACGCGCCACCCGAGCTGACGGTCAACGTGCTTCCGGAGCTGATGGTCACGGTGCCACCATCGGCCAACGTGCCACCCGAGCTCACGGTTACGGTGCCGCCGTCGGCGAGCACTCCGCCGGCACTGACGGTCAACGTGCCGCCGTCGGTCACGGTGCCACCCGCGCCGAGAACTCCTCCGCTGCTGACGGTGATGCTGCCGGCGTCGGTGAGGACGCCGCCGGAGCCGACTGTCACGCTGCCGCCTGCTCCGGCAACAGCTCCGCCGTTGACGGTGACAGAACCGCCGCTCGCGACGGTGAAGGCGTTGCTGACGGTGAGAGTGCCGCCGTCGGCGAGAAGCGCTCCGCCGTTGATGGTGACGGCCCCGCCGTTCGCGACGGTGATGGCGCCGCTGTCGACCAGGGTGCCGCCGGAGCCGAGCGTTCCGCCGTCGATGGTGATGGTGCCGTCCACGGTGAGGGTGCTGCCCGAGTCGGCGATCAGGCTGGCGCCCGGGTCGATAGTGACGGTGTTGCCGGCGAGGACGACGTAGCTGTTGCCGGCCGTGAGATGCGTGGTGCCGGTGACGTCACCGGAAAGGGCAATCGGATCGACGCCGTTGATGATGACGTGGGTTTCGGTGAGCCCTTGGGAGGCGGCGGTCGTGCTGACCTGTTCGGAGACTGCGGTCGATGCGGACTGCTGCGACACCGCCGCCGACGCGGATTGTTGAGTGACCGCCGTCGACGCCGACTGCTGCGACACGGCGGGCGAGGCCAACTGTTGGGACGCGGTGGTAGAGCCGAGCTGCTGAGAGGCGGCGGTCATTACCGGCTGGTGGGACGCGGCGGGCGCGGCCGCCTGGTAGGCCGTGGTGGAGCTCGACTGCGGCGAGACAGCGGACGAACCAACCGGCTGTGACACCGCGCTAGAGCCGACCTGCTGCGACACCGCGCTCGAACCGACCTGCTGGGAGGCCGTCGTGGAGGCCAGCTGCTGAGTGGTCGCAGGCGAACCGACCTGCTGAGACACCGCGGCCGAGGTCAACTGCTGGGAGGCCGTCGTTGAGGCCAGCTGCTGAGTGGCGGCAGGCGAACTGAGCTGCTGAGACACCGCGGCCGAGGCCAATTGCTGGGAGGCCGTCGTCGAGTTCAGTTGCTGAGACGCGGTCGGCGAGCCCAGCTGCTGCGTGAATGGATGCGAGCTGAGTTTCGTCAGAGATTGGATTCGAGCGCTGGTGGAGTCGCCGGCGGCCCGAGCCAGCGCGCCCGCGCGAGCCCCCTGCCCGGCGGGGTTGGTCGTGCGGGGAGGCTCGGCGAACGGCGTCAGGGTACTGGCAGCCGTCGAAGCAGCCTCATATCCATACATGGCGGCGGCGTCTTGAGCCCACATCTCCATGTAGAGGGCTTCGGTGGCCATGATCGCCGGAGTGTTCTGACCCAGAAAATTTGTCGCTACCAACGCCGCCAGCTGCGCCCGATTCTCGGCGATCGCCGGCGGGGGCACCGTGGCGACAAACGCCGCCTCGTAGGCCGCCGCCGCCGCATACGCCTGGGCGGCGGTCTGCGCGGCCTGACTGCCAGTGGCAGCCAGCCACTCAACATAGGGGGCCGCCGCGGCCAGCATCGCCAGCGAAGCCGGACCCAGCCACGCCTGACCGGTCAGCTCCGAGAGCACCGTGGCGTAGCCGCTGGCGGTGGAGGCCAGCGAGGCGGCCAGCACGTCCCAAGCAGCCGCGGCCGCCAGAAGCGGCCCTGACCCAGGGCCGCTGTACATGCGCGCGGAATTGACTTCTGGGGGCTGCACGGCAAAGTCCATAGCCTTCTCTCACTGAGTTAATTGGGTGACGACCCAAAGTCAGAAGATTGCAACTGCGCCGGTTCGACCTTTGACCTCAATGGCTCCTATTGTGCGCGTGTAGCATAGTTTCCCTAAGCTTTAACAAAATTTTGCTGGCGCGTCAACCGCGCGATTTGTTTCGCGGACTAGCTGCGGGAAGCAAACCGGTATCGCAAAGTGACCGGAGGCGGACGTTCGGTGAACTGCCAACGCGCGACGGCTGCCGGGACTTCGGGGCCAGCTCGGCTTTTGTCCTGATCGGCGAAGAGGTCCAGCTAAGCGCCGGGCCCGACCTCGCCGCACTACCGGGTGGCATGAGACATCGGCGGAAGTCGATGCATTCAAACGTCTTTCGCCGCGTTACGGTCAGTGAGCCAAACGCGCCGGTGCGGCGCCGCCCGCCCCAATCACCACTGCCGCAGTCAACCTTGACCGCGGATCGGCAACAGACTTCTGAGCAGCGGAAAAGGACCAATCAGCGAACTCCGTTGAGTCCCATCTTCGTTCAGTCCTGGGGCGGCATAGCGATCGGTTCTGCCAAATACTCACTGCCGTAAGGCTTTCTGCGTACTGGCCTCGACATGCAGTTGACGGCAATTTTGTGTAACCACGCGGAGGCGCAAAACAACTTGTTGTACCTCGCGGCGGGAGGCATAGATCAGGTCATCATTCCGGCCGGACACTCGGAGCCATGTACCGTCTCGGTGGACCTCGGAATTATCGTCGAAGTGCCGCGGACGGCTGGTCGACCAAGAGCACACGGTCGACATTGAACTACTGGACTCGGACGGGCGTGCGGTTGAGGTTCAGAAGCGGTTGAGCAAACGTGAACCGTTCCGCGCTCAATTTAAATTCAACATTGGCAAGTTGGGCCGTCATGAGGCCGACGAAACCCAGTCAGTTGCCTTGGCAGTCAACGTTCCGGTACTTCGGTTGGACAAGCTGGGCTGGTATCTCTTCACCGTCAGCGTCGACGAGACCGTTCAGCGTCGCCTCCCGCACCGAATGGTTGAACAGGCGGCTTGACCGGTAGACAGTTATTCTTCTGCCGACTCCCGGCCCCCGTCGACCACACGAGCCGCAGCGTTCCCGCGGTCTGATCGGCAATCGGCCGGACCATCGCGCATAGTGACCGCGCGCCTCCGTTGCGCCTTCCCCGGGGCCGTGAGCGGCTCTCCGCCTGATCCTGTTCACGGAGGCGGCGGCGCCGTCACAGCCCGGCTAGCGCGGACGATTCGCCACCGCCCGTCCTGTCGCTGTACCAACCCGGCCAGCTCGAGCATCGCCAGCGGGCCCAGCGCGAGCTCGGGCACCATGCCCGATGCGACGGCGATCTCGTCGACCGTGGCGGCGCCGCGGCCCGGCAAGGCCTCGTAGATCCGGCGTTCGGCGTCGCTGAGACCGTCGAGCGGCGTCGCCGGGTGCGGCTCGTCGCGCGCCAGTTCGCCGATGTGGCCGACGAGCTCGATGACGTGGTCGGCGCGGGTGACCAGTTCGGCGCCGTTGCGCAGCAGGGCGTGGCAGCCCGCCGACGCCGACGACGTGACGGGCCCGGGCACCGCGGCCACCACCCGCCCCAACGCCCGCGCCCAGGCCGCGGTGTTGGCCGCGCCGCTGCGCAGACCGGCTTCCACCACGACGGCGGCCCCCACTACGGCGGCCACCAGCCGGTTGCGGGTCAGGAACCGGTGGCGGGCCGGGCGAATGCCCGGAGCGTATTCGGTGAACAGCAGCCCCTGCTGGCCGATGCGGTGCAGCAGCGCGGTGTGACCGCTCGGGTAGGGAACGTCGAGCCCGCCGGCCAGGACGGCCACGGTGACGCCGTCGCAGTCCAGCACGGCGCGGTGCGCCGCGCCGTCGATGCCGTAGGCGCCGCCCGAGACCACCGCGACGTCGCGCTGCGCCAGCCCGGCCGCCAGTTCGCCGGCGACGTGTTCGCCATACGTGGTCGACGCGCGCGTCCCCACCACGGCGGCCGCCCGGTGCGCGATCTCGTCGAGCCGCACGGGCCCGTGCGCCCACAACGCCATCGGCGCAACCATCGCCGCACCGCCGCCGGGTCGCGGTGCGGCACCGCGAAAGGCCGCGAACGCCAGCCGTGGCCACTCGTCGTCGTCCGGGGTGATCAACCTCCCGCCACGACGGGCGAGCATCTCGAGATCGGCCGCACCGCGGTCGATCTCGCGCCGGGCCTCGGTGCGCCGCGCCACGTCGCCATCGACCAGTCCGCGGCGGACCCGCTCCGCCGCCTCCACCGGACCGACGTGCCGCACCAGGGCGGCGAGTTCGGCGCAGGGCGGCTCGGCCACCCGGGACAGATAGGCCCACGCGCGCAGCGCGGGATCGTCGAGCGCCGTCGTCATCGCCGTGCCCCCGGCTTCAAGAAGCCACCAAGGATCCTTCCAGCCCCGCGCGCGAACGTGGTGTTGTCAGCCGCCCGCCGCACGCCGGCCCGCAACGAACGGAACGACCCATGATCCTCGACCTGCCGATGGTGGACAGCGTGTCCGAGCGTCCCAAGAACCCGTGGGCCGTCGCGGCGTTCGCGCTCAGCCTGGTCAGCTGGATCGGGTTTCCCATCCCGATCATCAGCATCGGCCTTGCCTGCATCGGGTTGCGCGAGATGGAACAGCGGGGTGAAAGCGGCCGGGCCCTGGCCCAATTCGCACGCGCGTTCGCGATCCTGGTGACCGTCGCGATAGCGGTGCGGGGCGGGCACACCGATTGGCTGACCATGGCGCGCCGGTAGCGCGCCCGGCAGCTCCGTTGCGTCGCTCATCGCTGCGCCCCGGGCTGGCGGAAGCTGAGTGCTGCGGCGACTTCGTCGGTCCCGGGCGAGGTGCGACCGGCCAAGTCGGCCAGGCTCCACGCGACCCGCAACGTGCGGTCGAGGCCGCGGATGCTGAGCAGGCCGCCGTCCAGCGCCCGTTGTAGCGGCTCCATCGCCGCGTTGCTCGGACGGAACTTTCGGCGCAGCAGTGTCCCGCTGACCTCGCCGTTGGTGTGAAATCCGTGCGATGACCAGCGCTCGGCGGCGGCCGCGCGGGCCCGCGCCACCCGCTGGCGGACCTGCGCCGTCGATTCACCGGCTCGGCCCGCGAACGCCCCGGCCTTGACCTGATGCATCTGCACGCGCAGGTCCACGCGGTCCAGCAGCGGGCCGGACAGCTTGCCCAGGTAGCGGCGTTTGGCGGCCGCCGCGCAGATACAGTCCTGCGGGTCGGCCGGCGCGCACGGGCACAGGTTGGCGGCCAGCACCAGCTGGAACCGGGCGGGATAGCACGCCACCCCGTCGCGACGGGCAAGCCGAATCTCGCCGTCCTCCAACGGTGTTCGTAGCGCTTCCAGCGCGCTGACCCGGATCTCGGCGCACTCGTCGAGGAAGAGCACCCCGCGATGCGCCCGGCTGACGGCGCCGGGGCGCGCCATCCCCGACCCGCCGCCGACCAGCGCGGCGACGCTCGAGCTGTGATGGGGCGCCACGAACGGCGGTCTGGTGATCAGGGGCGTGTCGCCCGACAGCAACCCGGCAACCGAGTGGATCGCGGTGACTTCCAGGGACTCGGCATCCGTCAACGGCGGCAGCAACGCCGGAAGGCGTTGCGCGAGCATCGTTTTACCCACCCCCGGCGGCCCGGTCAGCATGAGGTGGTGCGCTCCGGCGGCGGCCACTTCCACCGCGAACCGCGCCTGCGTCTGCCCCACCACGTCGACCAGATCCGCCTCGGGCTCCCCGTCGGGGGGTTTCGCGTCGATCCTGCCGTCCAGGGCGCCGGAGCCGCTGAGCCACTTCTGCAGTTGCCCCAGGGTGCGCACTCCCCACACGTCGATCCCGTCGACCAGGCTGGCCTCGGCGAGGTTGTCCACCGGCACCACCACGGCAGGCCAGCCGTCGCGCTTGGCGGCCAGCACGGCCGGCAGCACCCCGCGCACCGGCCGGACCCGCCCGTCCAGGGACAGCTCACCCAGCAGCACCGTTTTCTCCAGCCGGTCCCACGGGTTCCTGCGCTGCGCCGACAACACCGCGGCGGCCAGGGCGATGTCGTAGACCGACCCCATCTTGGGCAGCGTCGCCGGCGACAGCGCCAGGGTGAGCCGCGCCATGGGCCAGGTGTTGCCGCAGTTGGTGACTGCAGCACGGACGCGGTCGCGCGACTCCTGCAGGGCCGCGTCGGGTAGGCCGACCAGGTGCACGCCGGGGAGTCCGGAGGTGATGTCGGCCTCGATCTCCACGCTCTGTCCGTCCACACCGCGCACCGCGACGGAGAACGCCCGTCCCAGCGCCATCAGCCGACCCCTTGCAGGTGGGTGATCTCGGGGGTGCGGCGGCGCCCGACCCGCACGCCGATCACGTCGATGCGGATCGCCGCGCAGCGCTGCTCCTGGCCTGCCAGCCACAGGCCGGCCAGCCTGCGCAGCCGCAGCACCTTGCGCGGGGTGACGGCATGGGCCAGTCCCCCGTATCCGTCGCCGGTCCGGGTCTTCACCTCCACGAACACCACCGTCGAGGTGGCGTCGTCGCGGGCGATGATGTCGAGTTCGCCATAGCGGCAGCGCCAGTTGCGCTGCAGGATCCGCAATCCCATCCGCATCAGGTAATCCACGGCGAGCGCCTCGCCCATCGCCCCGAGCTGGATCCGGGTCATCGTCGTTTCGGTCGTCATGGGGGCACCGTGCCCGGCGCCCCCGACGGGACGGGCCACCATCGCGGCCCGCGGCCACCCGCAACGGCCGGCTATCCCCAG
This window harbors:
- a CDS encoding YraN family protein translates to MTTETTMTRIQLGAMGEALAVDYLMRMGLRILQRNWRCRYGELDIIARDDATSTVVFVEVKTRTGDGYGGLAHAVTPRKVLRLRRLAGLWLAGQEQRCAAIRIDVIGVRVGRRRTPEITHLQGVG
- a CDS encoding DUF4190 domain-containing protein — encoded protein: MILDLPMVDSVSERPKNPWAVAAFALSLVSWIGFPIPIISIGLACIGLREMEQRGESGRALAQFARAFAILVTVAIAVRGGHTDWLTMARR
- the dprA gene encoding DNA-processing protein DprA — its product is MTTALDDPALRAWAYLSRVAEPPCAELAALVRHVGPVEAAERVRRGLVDGDVARRTEARREIDRGAADLEMLARRGGRLITPDDDEWPRLAFAAFRGAAPRPGGGAAMVAPMALWAHGPVRLDEIAHRAAAVVGTRASTTYGEHVAGELAAGLAQRDVAVVSGGAYGIDGAAHRAVLDCDGVTVAVLAGGLDVPYPSGHTALLHRIGQQGLLFTEYAPGIRPARHRFLTRNRLVAAVVGAAVVVEAGLRSGAANTAAWARALGRVVAAVPGPVTSSASAGCHALLRNGAELVTRADHVIELVGHIGELARDEPHPATPLDGLSDAERRIYEALPGRGAATVDEIAVASGMVPELALGPLAMLELAGLVQRQDGRWRIVRASRAVTAPPPP
- a CDS encoding YifB family Mg chelatase-like AAA ATPase; translation: MALGRAFSVAVRGVDGQSVEIEADITSGLPGVHLVGLPDAALQESRDRVRAAVTNCGNTWPMARLTLALSPATLPKMGSVYDIALAAAVLSAQRRNPWDRLEKTVLLGELSLDGRVRPVRGVLPAVLAAKRDGWPAVVVPVDNLAEASLVDGIDVWGVRTLGQLQKWLSGSGALDGRIDAKPPDGEPEADLVDVVGQTQARFAVEVAAAGAHHLMLTGPPGVGKTMLAQRLPALLPPLTDAESLEVTAIHSVAGLLSGDTPLITRPPFVAPHHSSSVAALVGGGSGMARPGAVSRAHRGVLFLDECAEIRVSALEALRTPLEDGEIRLARRDGVACYPARFQLVLAANLCPCAPADPQDCICAAAAKRRYLGKLSGPLLDRVDLRVQMHQVKAGAFAGRAGESTAQVRQRVARARAAAAERWSSHGFHTNGEVSGTLLRRKFRPSNAAMEPLQRALDGGLLSIRGLDRTLRVAWSLADLAGRTSPGTDEVAAALSFRQPGAQR